Proteins co-encoded in one Nematostella vectensis chromosome 15, jaNemVect1.1, whole genome shotgun sequence genomic window:
- the LOC125560648 gene encoding uncharacterized protein LOC125560648: protein MPNTGQIQGQAFKCEKCRQDFSNVWLPSNPCCRIKMREIGQNTAIYTTPYSRHLSYSMSSGESCDSNRSSPKSRKNRSNQPSMPQLDPRFRYVNSLAPFSTLGKPTCGFYFSRETDNKKRRTGIPPSDLVAWRSHIS from the coding sequence ATGCCGAACACTGGTCAAATACAGGGTCAAGCTTTCAAGTGCGAGAAATGTCGACAAGATTTCTCAAATGTGTGGCTGCCCTCAAATCCTTGCTGTCGAATTAAGATGCGAGAGATTGGCCAGAATACTGCCATCTACACGACGCCCTATTCCCGACATTTATCCTACAGTATGAGCTCGGGAGAAAGCTGCGATTCTAACAGATCATCACCGAAATCTCGGAAGAACCGATCCAACCAACCGAGCATGCCACAACTTGATCCTAGATTCCGCTACGTCAACTCGCTGGCGCCCTTCTCGACTCTAGGCAAGCCGACGTGCGGGTTTTACTTCTCGAGAGAGACGGATAACAAGAAACGAAGAACGGGGATTCCGCCATCGGATTTGGTAGCTTGGAGGTCTCACATCTCTTGA
- the LOC5510806 gene encoding protein lin-54 homolog isoform X2 — protein sequence MEEIITVKQEPTEEHFVPTTVVAGNATASVTSSQASTTPIITAVTNPETQPRQTCAILPQKTQAQTPLTPTKTVQIGVGHTSPQVVMLSGSPIKLTQVRGPFKTTAAGGQIPIGKGVQQISNVTFVQVPSNTFVQNAGVRQGSPLKQGVVPRVIPISLAVNKSQAVSSSHMTISMTTSGTVTVRAIAPKMNIAPTLSASQTIQLAPKPPLVQASGASQQGQQRFIIPAIAPNTNTTNLQFPHGVISGGVVYLPQQALQSSGSFPIAVPLQANAFTPNNQQGNLSSNGASPDPSPPSSRPRKPCNCTKSQCLKLYCDCFAQGEFCSNCNCVNCSNNIEHERERSKAIKACLERNPHAFHPKIGKGKVGESERRHNKGCHCKRSGCLKNYCECYEAKILCTSLCKCTGCKNFEESPERKTLMHLADAAEVRVKQQNAAKTKLESQIEDLPTRPPTMTSSGERLPFSFVTEDVAQATCQCVIAQAVEAEKMGLSPAMAEKMILEEFGRSLLQIIHTASKTKAEQ from the exons ATGGAGGAAATAATTACTGTCAAACAAGAGCCAACAGAGGAGCATTTTGTTCCTACAACTGTGGTAGCAGGAAATGCTACTGCATCTGTGACATCGAGCCAGGCGTCTACCACACCTATAATCACTGCCGTAACAAATCCTGAGACCCAACCACGGCAAACATGTGCAATATTGCCTCAGAAGACACAAG cCCAAACCCCATTAACGCCCACCAAGACTGTACAAATAGGGGTGGGGCACACCTCGCCCCAAGTGGTAATGCTGTCTGGCAGTCCAATAAAGCTGACACAAGTCCGAGGGCCATTCAAGACAACGGCCGCTGGGGGGCAGATCCCTATCGGCAAGGGAGTTCAGCAGATATCAAACGTTACCTTTGTACAAGTCCCATCTAATACATTTGTTCAAAATGCTGGTGTGAGGCAGGGGTCCCCCTTAAAACAGGGCGTGGTCCCAAGGGTGATCCCTATAAGCTTAGCAGTGAACAAGTCTCAGGCTGTATCGTCCAGTCACATGACAATATCTATGACTACAAGTGGGACTGTTACAGTTAGAGCAATTGCACCCAAGATGAATATTGCACCTACACTGTCAGCTTCACAAACAATACAG CTTGCTCCAAAGCCGCCATTAGTGCAAGCGTCTGGTGCATCCCAGCAAGGTCAACAACGATTCATCATTCCCGCCATAGCACCCAATACGAACACCACAAACCTTCAATTTCCTCACGGGGTCatcagtggtggggtggtctATCTTCCACAG CAAGCTCTGCAGTCTTCTGGTAGTTTCCCAATTGCAGTGCCTCTGCAAGCAAATGCATTTACACCAAACAACCAACAGGGCAACCTCAGTTCAAATGG GGCATCGCCTGATCCTTCTCCACCAAGCAGTAGACCGCGCAAGCCATGCAATTGTACAAAATCACAATGTCTCAAGCT GTACTGTGACTGTTTTGCCCAAGGGGAATTCTGCAGCAACTGTAACTGTGTTAATTGTTCTAACAACATAGAACATGAAAGAGAAAGAAGTAAAGCTATCAAG GCCTGCCTTGAGAGAAATCCCCATGCCTTCCATCCCAAGATTGGTAAAGGCAAAGTG GGAGAGTCAGAGAGAAGGCACAACAAAG GGTGTCACTGTAAGCGATCAGGCTGTTTGAAAAATTACTGTGAATGTTATGAG GCAAAGATTCTGTGTACAAGTTTGTGTAAATGCACTGGTTGCAAAAACTTTGAGGAAAGCCCAGAGAGAAAAACATTGATGCATCTTGCAGATGCTGCAG AAGTCCGCGTGAAGCAACAAAATGCAGCAAAAACTAAGCTCGAGTCTCAGATCGAGGATCTCCCCACCCGACCCCCCACAATGACAAGCTCTGGCGAAAGGCTACCCTTCTCATTTGTCACGGAAGACGTTGCCCAGGCAACGTGTCAATGTGTCATAGCACAGGCAGTTGAAGCAGAGAAG ATGGGTCTTTCTCCAGCAATGGCCGAAAAAATGATTCTTGAAGAATTCGGACGAAGCTTGTTGCAAATAATCCACACAGCAAGTAAAACAAAAG CAGAACAATAA
- the LOC116617365 gene encoding peroxiredoxin-like 2A: protein MCQVRIKVMALFIAGGAAAVAGLIYANIDWYKNVPKADYPYLKSITLQYLDGSDKAIAASDLWSKNGAVIMAVRRPGUSLCREEAAELASLRPELDKLGVPLIGVVHEKKGVKEFKPYLNGEIYFDPKRKFYGPQERWMFLSGFLRPGVWQSVFRAKGKGISGNLDGEGRILGAVFVMGAGDQGILLQHREKQFGDHVDINDVREAVAKIKPAQ, encoded by the exons ATGTGTCAAGTTCGCATCAAAGTGATGGCTCTGTTTATAGCGGGTGGGGCTGCGGCAGTGGCAGGCCTTATATACGCTAATATTGACTGGTATAAGAATGTTCCTAAAGCTGACTACCCCTATCTAAAAAGCATCACTCTTCAATATCTCGATGGTTCTGATAAGGCAATAGCTGCGAGTGATTTATGGAGTAAAAATGGTGCAGTCATCATGGCTGTGCGGAGACCTGGATGATCCTTATGCAGGGAG gaaGCTGCAGAGCTTGCCTCCCTGCGACCCGAACTGGACAAATTAGGGGTTCCCTTGATTGGTGTGGttcatgaaaaaaaaggagTCAAGGAGTTCAAGCCATACCTCAATGGCGAGATTTACTTTGACCCCAAG AGAAAGTTCTATGGTCCTCAAGAACGATGGATGTTCCTAAGTG GGTTCCTGCGGCCTGGTGTCTGGCAGTCTGTGTTCCGAGCCAAGGGGAAAGGCATCAGTGGTAACCTAGATGGGGAGGGGCGTATACTAGGTGCGGTGTTTGTCATGGGTGCAGGCGACCAAGGCATCCTATTGCAGCACAGAGAGAAGCAGTTTGGCGACCATGTAGACATCAATGATGTGAGAGAAGCTGTGGCCAAGATTAAGCCAGCTCAGTAA
- the LOC5510806 gene encoding protein lin-54 homolog isoform X1 — translation MEEIITVKQEPTEEHFVPTTVVAGNATASVTSSQASTTPIITAVTNPETQPRQTCAILPQKTQAQTPLTPTKTVQIGVGHTSPQVVMLSGSPIKLTQVRGPFKTTAAGGQIPIGKGVQQISNVTFVQVPSNTFVQNAGVRQGSPLKQGVVPRVIPISLAVNKSQAVSSSHMTISMTTSGTVTVRAIAPKMNIAPTLSASQTIQLAPKPPLVQASGASQQGQQRFIIPAIAPNTNTTNLQFPHGVISGGVVYLPQQALQSSGSFPIAVPLQANAFTPNNQQGNLSSNGRASPDPSPPSSRPRKPCNCTKSQCLKLYCDCFAQGEFCSNCNCVNCSNNIEHERERSKAIKACLERNPHAFHPKIGKGKVGESERRHNKGCHCKRSGCLKNYCECYEAKILCTSLCKCTGCKNFEESPERKTLMHLADAAEVRVKQQNAAKTKLESQIEDLPTRPPTMTSSGERLPFSFVTEDVAQATCQCVIAQAVEAEKMGLSPAMAEKMILEEFGRSLLQIIHTASKTKAEQ, via the exons ATGGAGGAAATAATTACTGTCAAACAAGAGCCAACAGAGGAGCATTTTGTTCCTACAACTGTGGTAGCAGGAAATGCTACTGCATCTGTGACATCGAGCCAGGCGTCTACCACACCTATAATCACTGCCGTAACAAATCCTGAGACCCAACCACGGCAAACATGTGCAATATTGCCTCAGAAGACACAAG cCCAAACCCCATTAACGCCCACCAAGACTGTACAAATAGGGGTGGGGCACACCTCGCCCCAAGTGGTAATGCTGTCTGGCAGTCCAATAAAGCTGACACAAGTCCGAGGGCCATTCAAGACAACGGCCGCTGGGGGGCAGATCCCTATCGGCAAGGGAGTTCAGCAGATATCAAACGTTACCTTTGTACAAGTCCCATCTAATACATTTGTTCAAAATGCTGGTGTGAGGCAGGGGTCCCCCTTAAAACAGGGCGTGGTCCCAAGGGTGATCCCTATAAGCTTAGCAGTGAACAAGTCTCAGGCTGTATCGTCCAGTCACATGACAATATCTATGACTACAAGTGGGACTGTTACAGTTAGAGCAATTGCACCCAAGATGAATATTGCACCTACACTGTCAGCTTCACAAACAATACAG CTTGCTCCAAAGCCGCCATTAGTGCAAGCGTCTGGTGCATCCCAGCAAGGTCAACAACGATTCATCATTCCCGCCATAGCACCCAATACGAACACCACAAACCTTCAATTTCCTCACGGGGTCatcagtggtggggtggtctATCTTCCACAG CAAGCTCTGCAGTCTTCTGGTAGTTTCCCAATTGCAGTGCCTCTGCAAGCAAATGCATTTACACCAAACAACCAACAGGGCAACCTCAGTTCAAATGG CAGGGCATCGCCTGATCCTTCTCCACCAAGCAGTAGACCGCGCAAGCCATGCAATTGTACAAAATCACAATGTCTCAAGCT GTACTGTGACTGTTTTGCCCAAGGGGAATTCTGCAGCAACTGTAACTGTGTTAATTGTTCTAACAACATAGAACATGAAAGAGAAAGAAGTAAAGCTATCAAG GCCTGCCTTGAGAGAAATCCCCATGCCTTCCATCCCAAGATTGGTAAAGGCAAAGTG GGAGAGTCAGAGAGAAGGCACAACAAAG GGTGTCACTGTAAGCGATCAGGCTGTTTGAAAAATTACTGTGAATGTTATGAG GCAAAGATTCTGTGTACAAGTTTGTGTAAATGCACTGGTTGCAAAAACTTTGAGGAAAGCCCAGAGAGAAAAACATTGATGCATCTTGCAGATGCTGCAG AAGTCCGCGTGAAGCAACAAAATGCAGCAAAAACTAAGCTCGAGTCTCAGATCGAGGATCTCCCCACCCGACCCCCCACAATGACAAGCTCTGGCGAAAGGCTACCCTTCTCATTTGTCACGGAAGACGTTGCCCAGGCAACGTGTCAATGTGTCATAGCACAGGCAGTTGAAGCAGAGAAG ATGGGTCTTTCTCCAGCAATGGCCGAAAAAATGATTCTTGAAGAATTCGGACGAAGCTTGTTGCAAATAATCCACACAGCAAGTAAAACAAAAG CAGAACAATAA
- the LOC5510806 gene encoding protein lin-54 homolog isoform X3 — translation MEEIITVKQEPTEEHFVPTTVVAGNATASVTSSQASTTPIITAVTNPETQPRQTCAILPQKTQAQTPLTPTKTVQIGVGHTSPQVVMLSGSPIKLTQVRGPFKTTAAGGQIPIGKGVQQISNVTFVQVPSNTFVQNAGVRQGSPLKQGVVPRVIPISLAVNKSQAVSSSHMTISMTTSGTVTVRAIAPKMNIAPTLSASQTIQLAPKPPLVQASGASQQGQQRFIIPAIAPNTNTTNLQFPHGVISGGVVYLPQQALQSSGSFPIAVPLQANAFTPNNQQGNLSSNGRASPDPSPPSSRPRKPCNCTKSQCLKLYCDCFAQGEFCSNCNCVNCSNNIEHERERSKAIKACLERNPHAFHPKIGKGKVGESERRHNKGCHCKRSGCLKNYCECYEAKILCTSLCKCTGCKNFEESPERKTLMHLADAAEVRVKQQNAAKTKLESQIEDLPTRPPTMTSSGERLPFSFVTEDVAQATCQCVIAQAVEAEKMGLSPAMAEKMILEEFGRSLLQIIHTASKTKEQ, via the exons ATGGAGGAAATAATTACTGTCAAACAAGAGCCAACAGAGGAGCATTTTGTTCCTACAACTGTGGTAGCAGGAAATGCTACTGCATCTGTGACATCGAGCCAGGCGTCTACCACACCTATAATCACTGCCGTAACAAATCCTGAGACCCAACCACGGCAAACATGTGCAATATTGCCTCAGAAGACACAAG cCCAAACCCCATTAACGCCCACCAAGACTGTACAAATAGGGGTGGGGCACACCTCGCCCCAAGTGGTAATGCTGTCTGGCAGTCCAATAAAGCTGACACAAGTCCGAGGGCCATTCAAGACAACGGCCGCTGGGGGGCAGATCCCTATCGGCAAGGGAGTTCAGCAGATATCAAACGTTACCTTTGTACAAGTCCCATCTAATACATTTGTTCAAAATGCTGGTGTGAGGCAGGGGTCCCCCTTAAAACAGGGCGTGGTCCCAAGGGTGATCCCTATAAGCTTAGCAGTGAACAAGTCTCAGGCTGTATCGTCCAGTCACATGACAATATCTATGACTACAAGTGGGACTGTTACAGTTAGAGCAATTGCACCCAAGATGAATATTGCACCTACACTGTCAGCTTCACAAACAATACAG CTTGCTCCAAAGCCGCCATTAGTGCAAGCGTCTGGTGCATCCCAGCAAGGTCAACAACGATTCATCATTCCCGCCATAGCACCCAATACGAACACCACAAACCTTCAATTTCCTCACGGGGTCatcagtggtggggtggtctATCTTCCACAG CAAGCTCTGCAGTCTTCTGGTAGTTTCCCAATTGCAGTGCCTCTGCAAGCAAATGCATTTACACCAAACAACCAACAGGGCAACCTCAGTTCAAATGG CAGGGCATCGCCTGATCCTTCTCCACCAAGCAGTAGACCGCGCAAGCCATGCAATTGTACAAAATCACAATGTCTCAAGCT GTACTGTGACTGTTTTGCCCAAGGGGAATTCTGCAGCAACTGTAACTGTGTTAATTGTTCTAACAACATAGAACATGAAAGAGAAAGAAGTAAAGCTATCAAG GCCTGCCTTGAGAGAAATCCCCATGCCTTCCATCCCAAGATTGGTAAAGGCAAAGTG GGAGAGTCAGAGAGAAGGCACAACAAAG GGTGTCACTGTAAGCGATCAGGCTGTTTGAAAAATTACTGTGAATGTTATGAG GCAAAGATTCTGTGTACAAGTTTGTGTAAATGCACTGGTTGCAAAAACTTTGAGGAAAGCCCAGAGAGAAAAACATTGATGCATCTTGCAGATGCTGCAG AAGTCCGCGTGAAGCAACAAAATGCAGCAAAAACTAAGCTCGAGTCTCAGATCGAGGATCTCCCCACCCGACCCCCCACAATGACAAGCTCTGGCGAAAGGCTACCCTTCTCATTTGTCACGGAAGACGTTGCCCAGGCAACGTGTCAATGTGTCATAGCACAGGCAGTTGAAGCAGAGAAG ATGGGTCTTTCTCCAGCAATGGCCGAAAAAATGATTCTTGAAGAATTCGGACGAAGCTTGTTGCAAATAATCCACACAGCAAGTAAAACAAAAG AACAATAA
- the LOC5510823 gene encoding tumor susceptibility gene 101 protein, with protein sequence MSWEPYLRDKLRKHPHAELCKRQILAAMAVYKDLRPSMQKFVHNDGRESELLSLDGTIPVSFRGSTYNIPVCIFLQETHPFIPPLVYVRPTSTMAIKVSKHVDNNGRVFLPYLTDWSHPRSEIAGLIQILCCVFAEEPPVYAKPNNYQPPPQPGYRPPYPGYPPTSSSATPYPATPHGMPMPMPGAGPGRPRQGYPPYQGYPPSTGTGATPYPHTTQGQNHFPTPPVPQRPYPASSGYSPVSQSNPSPMVETRLQSQPSISDDMIKASLLSAVEDKLRRKAKATFEQAQIELDQLNRTQEELKRGGEKLQDIVTKLQKEQADVENNINVLTQKNEEISDVIAKLESDTGNLQIDEAVVTTAPLYNQILNLFAEENAIEDTIYYLSEALRKEAVDSEVFLKQVRILSRKQFMIRALLQKARRAAGLGDVSGS encoded by the exons ATGAGCTGGGAACCGTATTTACGAGACAAGCTTAGAAAG CATCCCCATGCAGAGCTTTGCAAGAGACAGATCCTCGCTGCCATGGCGGTATACAAAGACTTGAGACCCTCCATGCAAAAGTTTG TACACAATGATGGAAGAGAATCAGAATTATTATCATTGGATGGCACTATTCCTGTTTCATTTCGAG GTAGTACATATAACATCCCAGTGTGTATTTTCCTACAAGAGACGCACCCATTTATTCCTCCGCTAGTGTATGTGCGTCCGACCAGCACAATGGCCATCAAGGTGTCCAAGCATGTTGACAACAATGGGCGAGTGTTCCTACCATATCTAACTGACTGGAGTCAT CCGCGGTCAGAAATTGCCGGTCTGATCCAAATCCTGTGCTGTGTGTTTGCGGAAGAGCCCCCGGTATACGCCAAGCCTAACAACTACCAGCCCCCGCCCCAACCTGGTTACAGGCCCCCTTATCCAGGGTACCCCCCTACATCCTCTTCTGCCACACCCTACCCCGCCACACCCCATGGAATGCCGATGCCGATGCCAG GTGCTGGGCCAGGCAGACCAAGACAAGGCTACCCACCCTATCAAGGCTACCCTCCATCGACAGGTACAGGAGCCACGCCCTACCCCCATACCACCCAAGGACAGAACCACTTCCCAACTCCACCTGTGCCACAGAGGCCCTACCCCGCCTCGTCTGGGTACTCCCCCGTGTCTCAGTCAAACCCTAGTCCTATGGTGGAGACCAGATTGCAGAGCCAGCCCAGCATTTCTGATGACATGATCAAGGCGTCGTTGTTATCAGCAGTTGAGGACAAGCTGAGACGTAAGGCAAAAGCAACCTTCGAACAAGCTCAG ATTGAGCTGGACCAGCTGAACAGAACACAGGAAGAGCTGAAAAGAGGTGGTGAAAAGCTTCAAGACATTGTTACAAAGCTACAGAAAGAACAG GCTGATGTTGAGAATAATATAAATGTCCTAACACAAAAGAATGAAGAAATATCTGATGTAATTGCAAAGCTTGAGAGCGACACGGGCAATCTTCAGATTGATGAAGCTGTTGTCACCACAGCTCCACTATACAATCA GATATTGAATCTTTTTGCTGAAGAGAATGCCATTGAAGACACTATCTATTATCTCAGTGAAGCTTTGCGAAAAGAAGCAGTTGATTCTGAGGTTTTTCTCAAG CAAGTACGAATTCTGTCCAGGAAGCAGTTTATGATAAGAGCATTGTTACAAAAAGCACGGAGGGCCGCAGGTCTCGGTGATGTCTCTGGCTCATGA
- the LOC116617354 gene encoding homeobox protein Nkx-2.2a: MELQSRAHECTHIPIARKPTSFMIADLLNLREADTLVSTCAGTHEQSKDATCHLQQAESAIRTCAETPDSVQDSQHKCAEQRGKYFSGSTGIPDNEAQSSKARNKRPVFHPDVVAQLEQVFEERRYISADQRFALAKELNMTEEQVKSWFHNKRTAMTKKLAEAGQRAAKLAYLQTLASKLLPAESPQDAMPQGRLHSYDITSVRSKKYPKSSRSYKDNISTAHLRKANEAAHSYGSYPSIPHLVYRWSEPPLTSAPGYMHLGLPAPGILSSSSLALQKVPFGCLRSLNHFRR, translated from the coding sequence ATGGAGTTACAGAGCAGAGCACACGAGTGCACCCACATACCAATAGCCAGAAAACCTACATCCTTCATGATTGCAGACCTTCTAAACCTCAGGGAAGCGGATACTCTTGTCAGCACATGCGCAGGGACACACGAACAAAGCAAAGATGCTACATGTCATTTACAGCAAGCGGAATCTGCCATTCGCACATGCGCAGAGACACCAGACAGCGTGCAGGATTCGCAGCACAAGTGTGCAGAACAGAGAGGTAAGTATTTTTCAGgttccacaggtatcccagatAATGAAGCCCAGTCCTCTAAGGCAAGGAATAAGCGCCCGGTATTTCATCCCGACGTGGTAGCTCAGCTCGAGCAAGTATTTGAGGAACGACGATACATCAGCGCAGACCAGCGGTTTGCACTCGCTAAGGAGCTCAACATGACAGAGGAACAAGTCAAGAGTTGGTTCCACAACAAACGCACGGCCATGACGAAAAAGCTCGCCGAGGCCGGCCAACGTGCTGCCAAACTTGCTTACCTACAGACTCTCGCCAGCAAGCTGCTGCCAGCGGAATCCCCACAAGATGCCATGCCTCAAGGCCGTCTCCATAGTTACGACATCACGTCAGTTCGTTCTAAAAAATATCCAAAGTCATCACGTTCGTATAAAGACAACATCTCTACAGCGCACTTGAGAAAAGCAAACGAGGCTGCCCATTCCTATGGCAGCTACCCTTCAATTCCGCATCTCGTGTACAGATGGTCTGAGCCACCGCTGACCAGTGCTCCAGGGTACATGCATCTCGGCTTACCGGCTCCAGGTATTCTCTCTTCATCTTCGCTGGCTCTTCAGAAAGTCCCATTTGGTTGTCTGCGCTCCTTAAATCACTTCAGAAGATAA